In one window of Gossypium arboreum isolate Shixiya-1 chromosome 4, ASM2569848v2, whole genome shotgun sequence DNA:
- the LOC108459869 gene encoding uncharacterized protein LOC108459869: MEISIINRIIDFESDINSLNNPSFISQVYSLFGIEEIYEAYNLWEWGALILVLVALLSTIIKTLKILIIRSRRRHSLQSQPLLDDTDFDTGTDSSCVSSDDELEYEEPSTSHEWQQVDENFRVRGSGYLIDHQLGSRNFTLQKRLSSIGGLFSWAEEVTGGNSVVKLWDNLGIGFRLDLDDSHNVLNMYDANKETKLTSIFGRDSVIHAVSISSSSTVIVVSAGADSLSSRVAVSAWDRRLHSSSPVILSEWRPTRSIEKITTINTKGMEQVYIKGDVVGKLTVGDMRKVSSSLMNSNVETWWDADADYHLERVN; this comes from the coding sequence ATGGAAATCTCGATTATCAACAGAATCATTGATTTTGAATCGGATATCAACTCTCTGAACAACCCATCTTTCATTTCCCAAGTTTATTCGCTTTTTGGCATTGAAGAAATATACGAAGCTTACAATTTGTGGGAGTGGGGAGCTTTGATTCTTGTCTTAGTAGCCTTGTTGTCTACCATAATCAAAACACTCAAAATTTTGATAATCAGATCTCGGCGGCGTCATTCTTTACAGTCTCAACCTCTTCTAGATGATACAGATTTTGACACTGGCACCGATTCTTCCTGCGTATCTTCAGATGACGAACTAGAATATGAGGAGCCATCGACATCTCACGAATGGCAACAAGTTGATGAAAATTTTCGGGTTAGAGGCTCGGGTTATCTCATCGACCACCAATTGGGAAGccgtaattttaccctacaaaaGAGACTAAGCAGTATTGGGGGTTTGTTTTCTTGGGCTGAAGAGGTGACCGGCGGAAATAGCGTGGTGAAGCTGTGGGACAATCTAGGGATAGGTTTCCGTTTGGACCTGGATGACAGTCACAACGTTTTAAACATGTATGACGCTAATAAAGAAACAAAGCTCACATCAATTTTTGGTAGGGATTCTGTCATTCATGCGGTTTCAATATCGTCCTCATCGACGGTAATCGTTGTATCTGCTGGCGCTGACTCGTTATCTTCACGAGTAGCCGTCAGCGCGTGGGATAGGAGACTTCATTCTTCTTCACCGGTAATTCTATCAGAATGGAGGCCCACAAGATCGATTGAAAAAATCACAACAATCAATACCAAAGGCATGGAGCAAGTTTACATCAAGGGTGATGTAGTGGGGAAGTTAACGGTTGGCGATATGAGGAAGGTGAGCTCATCGTTGATGAACTCTAACGTTGAAACTTGGTGGGATGCTGATGCCGATTATCATCTCGAACGAGTCAATTAA